The Roseovarius sp. EL26 genome has a window encoding:
- a CDS encoding sodium:proline symporter, translating into MQTAAVIIVFVLVIIASLVAAPRKATVEGFFYGLDTHGRAPGLLTLVLSQVTTWIFARSLMNSAILGYYYGVWGVLAYAAYYGSFLTGGFIVSRLRDTGAGSVQDWLSAHFGRSGVQCYNVVIALRLLSEVFANLLVVGLIFAAVLPEVGIAKNASIVLVALMGLAYSAWGGLSAALRTDVVQMLVFLLVFFAAFIALITSPGFDIMAVATAQGVSGSWNGQVLLLVAFLQVFSYPAHDPVMMDRGFLADRGTTRAAFLHAFWLSSICIIAFGIFGIQAALSGAEYEGQLLGTWANMFPTWLFVALLLSLLISALSTLDSALSSAARLVVDELKLSPRTLNGGRVAMVVFMILGAVLTLWGNQTLFDAVAVSGTASMFLTPVLFVGLVLGRPVTWWSYMVAFGSAMLGAFVYFKRDAEWIAQILPEGHKYEQLLAICVVVLVAGFAAVLLGMRKRA; encoded by the coding sequence ATGCAAACGGCTGCCGTGATTATAGTTTTTGTTCTGGTGATTATTGCCAGCCTTGTGGCAGCCCCCAGAAAGGCAACGGTTGAAGGGTTTTTTTATGGTCTGGATACACACGGTCGCGCTCCGGGGCTTTTGACACTTGTGCTTAGTCAGGTGACAACCTGGATTTTTGCACGATCTTTGATGAATTCAGCTATTTTGGGTTATTATTATGGGGTCTGGGGCGTTCTGGCTTATGCCGCATATTATGGATCGTTTCTGACTGGGGGATTTATCGTTTCCCGTCTGCGCGACACAGGTGCTGGATCGGTTCAGGACTGGTTGAGCGCACACTTTGGGCGCAGTGGAGTGCAGTGCTATAATGTAGTGATTGCCCTGCGCTTGCTATCAGAGGTCTTCGCAAATCTTTTGGTGGTAGGGTTGATTTTTGCAGCGGTATTGCCCGAGGTTGGCATCGCGAAAAACGCCTCGATTGTTCTGGTGGCCCTTATGGGGCTGGCCTATAGCGCCTGGGGTGGGTTGAGCGCGGCGTTGCGCACAGATGTTGTTCAGATGTTGGTTTTTTTGCTAGTGTTTTTTGCTGCTTTTATCGCGCTGATCACCAGCCCCGGATTTGATATCATGGCCGTTGCGACAGCACAGGGGGTCTCAGGGTCGTGGAACGGTCAGGTGTTGCTGCTGGTCGCATTTTTGCAGGTGTTTTCTTATCCGGCACACGACCCGGTGATGATGGATCGCGGTTTTTTGGCCGATCGCGGCACCACGCGCGCGGCGTTTTTGCATGCATTTTGGCTCTCGAGCATTTGCATTATCGCCTTTGGTATCTTCGGTATTCAGGCCGCATTGAGCGGCGCGGAATACGAGGGACAACTCTTGGGCACATGGGCCAATATGTTCCCGACCTGGCTCTTTGTGGCTTTGCTGTTGTCTCTGTTGATTAGCGCACTCAGTACGTTAGATTCGGCCTTGTCCAGTGCCGCACGCTTGGTTGTGGATGAACTTAAACTAAGTCCGCGCACGTTGAATGGTGGGCGGGTTGCGATGGTTGTGTTCATGATCCTTGGCGCAGTGCTGACATTATGGGGCAATCAGACCTTGTTTGATGCGGTGGCCGTGAGCGGCACCGCTAGTATGTTCCTGACACCGGTGTTGTTCGTGGGGTTGGTACTGGGCCGACCTGTGACATGGTGGTCATATATGGTGGCCTTTGGGTCTGCGATGTTAGGGGCCTTCGTCTATTTTAAGCGCGATGCTGAGTGGATCGCACAGATCTTACCTGAGGGTCACAAATACGAGCAGCTGCTGGCCATTTGTGTTGTGGTGCTTGTGGCTGGCTTTGCCGCTGTGCTGCTCGGAATGCGCAAACGGGCCTGA
- a CDS encoding cupin domain-containing protein: MELNTDFSKRIAVHSAGEPWVASPVAGVDRRMLDRIGGEVARATTIVRFAPDSAFSPHVHTGGEEFFVLEGVFQDEHGDFPAGSYIRNPPESSHTPGSAPGCVIFVKLWQFDMKDRTHNRVDTNKMRFIRQGPDTEVLPLFSDEHEDVVLERWAPGAGIPLHAPKGAEILVLEGGFEESDEAFKTHSWLRLPKGGDTTIKVGENGARVWIKRDHLAQTPHAPAV, encoded by the coding sequence ATGGAACTAAATACCGATTTTTCAAAACGGATTGCAGTGCATAGTGCGGGTGAGCCGTGGGTAGCGTCTCCGGTTGCGGGTGTGGATCGGCGCATGCTGGACCGCATTGGCGGTGAAGTGGCGCGGGCGACCACAATCGTCCGATTTGCCCCAGACAGCGCCTTTTCCCCGCATGTTCACACCGGTGGCGAAGAATTTTTTGTTCTCGAAGGTGTCTTTCAAGACGAACATGGCGACTTTCCTGCGGGCAGCTATATCCGCAATCCACCGGAATCCTCTCATACTCCGGGCTCTGCACCGGGATGTGTGATCTTTGTCAAACTCTGGCAATTCGATATGAAGGACCGGACGCATAACCGTGTTGACACCAATAAGATGAGATTCATCCGCCAAGGCCCAGACACAGAAGTTCTGCCGCTTTTTTCAGACGAACACGAAGATGTCGTTCTTGAACGTTGGGCACCAGGCGCAGGAATTCCACTGCATGCCCCAAAAGGCGCCGAGATATTGGTGTTGGAGGGTGGCTTTGAAGAATCCGACGAGGCGTTCAAAACCCATAGCTGGCTTCGACTGCCGAAAGGCGGTGATACCACCATAAAGGTCGGCGAAAACGGCGCGCGCGTTTGGATCAAGCGCGATCACCTTGCGCAAACACCGCATGCTCCTGCGGTCTAA
- a CDS encoding glutathione S-transferase family protein yields the protein MKIYEFEGFPNPARIRIALAEKNLTDKVEFVSVNVPEGEHQSETFRAKNPSATVPLLELDDGTCISESTAITEYLDHIGGTPTLTGTTPKDRAKIHMMQRRAESNLLDAVAAYFHHATPGLGKHIEGYQCAEWGEHQKHTALKGMHYLDGVLASQPFLAGGDFSMADITAYAGLGFADFAKIAIPDEYVNLKNWRTRVASRPSLNA from the coding sequence ATGAAAATCTACGAATTTGAAGGTTTCCCAAACCCCGCCCGTATTCGCATTGCATTGGCAGAAAAGAATCTGACCGATAAGGTCGAATTCGTTTCGGTCAACGTGCCAGAAGGTGAGCATCAATCCGAAACATTCCGGGCTAAAAACCCCTCTGCCACAGTACCTTTGCTGGAGTTGGACGACGGGACATGCATCTCAGAATCCACCGCAATCACCGAATATCTTGATCACATTGGTGGTACGCCGACCCTGACCGGAACCACGCCAAAGGATCGGGCAAAGATCCACATGATGCAACGCCGCGCAGAATCCAACCTGCTGGATGCAGTCGCCGCGTATTTCCACCATGCAACACCCGGTCTGGGGAAACACATTGAAGGATATCAATGTGCGGAATGGGGGGAACATCAAAAACATACCGCCCTGAAGGGCATGCATTACCTTGATGGCGTGCTGGCCAGTCAGCCCTTTCTTGCCGGGGGTGATTTCAGCATGGCAGACATCACTGCATATGCTGGCCTGGGCTTTGCTGATTTTGCAAAGATCGCTATTCCTGACGAATATGTTAACCTCAAAAACTGGCGTACACGCGTTGCCTCCCGCCCTTCACTCAACGCCTGA
- a CDS encoding TetR/AcrR family transcriptional regulator: MTDTRTQILDLAERAIRLRGYHAVSFRDLADEMGIKSASIHYHFRQKHDLGLAVVDRYATRIADLIGPAGALDWPEALRAFCDVYKDALYQSDLQCLCSILASESSGLPDEVADRVAEFFRNNINWLMASLPDNISDKRSQALAAQTAVQGAMTVAVSLKDYSVMDLTIERLCAPLQ, encoded by the coding sequence ATGACAGATACCCGAACGCAAATTCTTGATTTGGCGGAACGTGCCATTCGGCTGCGTGGCTATCATGCTGTCAGCTTTCGTGATCTCGCGGATGAGATGGGGATTAAATCGGCCAGCATTCACTATCATTTTAGGCAAAAGCATGATCTGGGGCTGGCTGTAGTTGATCGTTACGCAACGCGCATTGCTGATCTGATAGGTCCGGCAGGGGCGCTTGACTGGCCTGAGGCATTGCGCGCGTTTTGCGATGTCTACAAAGACGCATTGTATCAAAGTGACCTGCAATGCCTGTGTAGTATACTAGCCTCAGAAAGCTCGGGACTTCCGGATGAGGTGGCCGACCGTGTCGCCGAATTTTTCCGCAATAATATTAACTGGCTAATGGCCTCTCTGCCGGACAACATCTCGGATAAAAGATCACAGGCGCTTGCCGCACAAACCGCTGTTCAGGGGGCAATGACTGTTGCTGTTAGCCTGAAAGACTATTCCGTAATGGACCTGACCATTGAGCGCCTGTGCGCGCCTCTTCAATAA
- a CDS encoding outer membrane protein, producing MNRSKIFALAVTATTLPASGAFAEEQFYLQGSLGFNQLFDTDQTGSSGPGGAQANVASDFDGGYNLGIAVGTKIPAWSGVRAELALSYSENDADSIDFSGNGAGEEGNVQGDISSTSIFANLLYDIKTPHERFTPYIGAGIGAAFIDSSVSYGGLPVRINDDDEVFAAQLIAGVAYKLNDRLDLTFDARYSRAFDVELTRVGPAGPATVSDDFDNLSLNVGLRFGF from the coding sequence ATGAACAGATCGAAGATATTCGCGTTAGCGGTTACGGCCACAACCCTGCCGGCATCGGGGGCTTTTGCCGAAGAGCAATTTTATTTGCAGGGGTCGCTGGGGTTTAACCAGCTTTTCGACACAGACCAGACCGGATCATCGGGACCAGGTGGGGCACAGGCAAATGTCGCGTCAGATTTTGATGGTGGCTACAATCTGGGCATTGCGGTTGGCACCAAAATTCCGGCGTGGTCTGGCGTTCGGGCTGAGCTGGCGCTGTCTTATAGTGAAAACGATGCCGACTCGATCGATTTCTCCGGTAATGGTGCGGGAGAAGAAGGAAACGTTCAGGGTGACATCAGCTCGACTTCGATCTTCGCCAATCTTTTGTACGACATCAAGACACCGCATGAACGTTTCACGCCCTATATTGGCGCAGGCATTGGTGCGGCGTTTATTGATTCCAGCGTTTCTTACGGTGGCCTGCCAGTGCGTATTAACGATGACGATGAGGTCTTTGCCGCGCAGCTGATTGCTGGGGTAGCCTATAAGTTGAACGACCGCTTGGATCTGACATTCGATGCACGTTACAGCCGCGCATTTGATGTTGAACTGACACGTGTAGGGCCCGCTGGACCTGCGACCGTTTCAGATGACTTTGATAATCTCAGCCTCAATGTTGGCCTGCGCTTTGGCTTCTAA
- a CDS encoding HlyC/CorC family transporter, with product MEPTSPILDSAFWLTAGAILGLLVLSAFFSGSETALTAASRGKLRARADKGERRANRALKITEDSERLIGSVLLGNNLVNILATSLATALFTRALGESGVAIATLVMTMLVLIFAEVLPKTYAITNAEAAAERTAPIISVVILVFSPIVTAVRWLVRGVLGLFGVKIDPDSHILAVREEIAGALHLGHSEGIVEKEDRDRILGALDLVDRAVEEIMLHRSHIEMIDASADPQDILDQCLRSNHTRLPVFQDDPDNIIGVIHAKDLLRYMFGSSKGKKASPKLAKDFDIAKVARAPYFVPETTTLDDQMRQFLRRRSHFALVVDEYGTLQGLITLEDILEEIVGEITDEFDPAAEHAIHKSDDNQFLIDGAMTIRDLNRATDWNLPDDAANTVAGLVIHEARMIPSVDQVFNFHGFRFQIVARQDNRVSSLKIRKL from the coding sequence ATGGAACCGACATCACCAATACTTGATAGCGCATTCTGGCTTACCGCAGGTGCAATTCTGGGCCTTCTGGTCCTGTCCGCTTTCTTTTCGGGCAGCGAAACCGCACTTACAGCAGCCTCGCGTGGTAAACTACGCGCTCGTGCAGACAAGGGCGAGCGTCGCGCTAACCGCGCATTGAAAATTACCGAAGACAGCGAACGCCTGATTGGTTCAGTGCTTTTGGGCAATAACCTTGTCAATATTCTCGCGACATCATTGGCAACAGCGCTTTTCACCCGCGCACTAGGTGAAAGTGGTGTGGCAATCGCCACATTGGTCATGACAATGTTGGTCTTGATCTTTGCCGAGGTCCTGCCCAAGACCTACGCCATCACCAACGCCGAAGCCGCAGCCGAACGTACCGCCCCGATCATCAGCGTGGTTATTTTAGTCTTTTCCCCGATTGTGACTGCTGTGCGCTGGCTGGTACGGGGTGTTTTGGGCCTTTTTGGTGTAAAAATCGATCCGGACAGCCACATTCTTGCGGTGCGCGAGGAAATCGCCGGAGCGCTACATCTGGGCCATTCCGAAGGCATCGTTGAGAAAGAAGACCGAGACCGTATCCTTGGTGCACTTGATCTGGTGGACCGCGCGGTTGAAGAAATCATGTTGCACCGCTCGCATATCGAGATGATCGATGCCAGTGCTGACCCACAGGACATTCTGGATCAATGTCTACGCAGCAATCACACTCGCCTGCCAGTCTTTCAGGATGACCCTGACAACATCATTGGTGTGATCCACGCCAAAGACTTGCTGCGCTACATGTTTGGCTCTTCGAAAGGCAAAAAAGCCTCTCCCAAGTTGGCCAAGGATTTCGACATCGCTAAAGTAGCCCGCGCCCCGTATTTTGTGCCGGAAACCACAACACTTGATGATCAGATGCGCCAGTTCCTGCGCCGCCGCAGCCATTTTGCTTTGGTGGTTGACGAATATGGCACCCTGCAAGGGCTGATCACGCTTGAGGATATTCTGGAAGAGATCGTTGGTGAGATCACCGATGAATTTGACCCCGCAGCCGAGCACGCCATTCACAAAAGTGACGATAATCAGTTCCTGATCGATGGCGCTATGACTATCCGCGACCTAAATCGTGCAACGGACTGGAACCTGCCCGATGACGCCGCCAATACCGTGGCTGGACTGGTAATTCACGAGGCACGTATGATTCCCTCCGTGGATCAGGTGTTCAACTTTCACGGTTTCCGCTTTCAGATCGTGGCTCGCCAAGACAACCGGGTCAGTAGCCTGAAGATCCGCAAACTTTGA